In Cryptosporangium minutisporangium, a single window of DNA contains:
- a CDS encoding sensor histidine kinase, with the protein MVAVVSIAPVVGVRGRTGPLFGVASALYGTVLAGGLYVAAAGLAPAAPWRTAAFVAGLVGLLVLEWVDTGTHRGLVVRAVLIHAVAAVDPSGLARVLFLLVPFAVYRTLGRRAGHVAALGYGVGVVTWWTLADADWPSDPEALGDLVMFTVGLAFAVAMAAVAVTADVNRVRAERLVDELAASHRRIATLAAAEERVRVARDVHDSLGHHLTAIAIQLEKATAYRERDAVVAAQAVTDAHGSARAALADVRRSVAALRTGTSSSLSAELAALAARLGSSGTTVTSAVHGDEQSCPPELRATLVRVAQEGLTNAVRHAGARSVTVTVHCAADAIALTVRDDGSGLPGEAHDLPGYGVPGMRERLAAVGGTLDLTGPPGRGTTLTARIPVGAG; encoded by the coding sequence GTGGTTGCGGTGGTGTCGATCGCGCCGGTGGTCGGCGTGCGCGGACGGACGGGACCGCTGTTCGGGGTGGCGTCCGCGCTCTACGGCACGGTGCTCGCCGGCGGTCTGTACGTCGCCGCCGCAGGCCTCGCGCCGGCCGCACCGTGGCGGACCGCGGCGTTCGTCGCCGGGCTGGTCGGATTGCTCGTGCTGGAGTGGGTGGACACCGGCACCCACCGGGGCCTCGTCGTCCGGGCCGTGCTGATCCACGCGGTCGCTGCCGTGGACCCGTCCGGCCTGGCCCGGGTGCTGTTCCTGCTGGTGCCGTTCGCGGTCTACCGCACGCTCGGTCGTCGGGCGGGGCACGTGGCCGCGCTCGGGTACGGCGTCGGGGTCGTCACCTGGTGGACGCTGGCCGACGCCGACTGGCCGTCGGACCCGGAGGCGCTCGGCGACCTGGTCATGTTCACGGTCGGCCTGGCGTTCGCGGTCGCGATGGCCGCGGTCGCGGTGACGGCGGACGTCAACCGGGTCCGCGCGGAGCGTTTGGTGGACGAGTTGGCCGCCTCCCATCGGCGGATCGCCACGCTCGCCGCCGCCGAGGAGCGCGTCCGGGTCGCCCGGGACGTCCACGACAGCCTCGGCCACCACCTCACCGCGATCGCGATCCAGCTGGAGAAGGCCACCGCGTACCGTGAGCGGGACGCGGTGGTCGCCGCCCAGGCGGTGACCGACGCCCACGGATCGGCCCGGGCCGCACTCGCCGACGTCCGCCGCTCGGTGGCGGCGCTGCGGACCGGGACGTCCTCCTCGTTGAGCGCGGAGCTCGCCGCGCTCGCCGCGCGTCTCGGCTCGTCCGGGACCACGGTCACGTCCGCGGTCCACGGCGACGAGCAGAGCTGCCCGCCGGAGCTCCGCGCGACGCTCGTCCGCGTCGCCCAGGAGGGTCTGACCAACGCGGTCCGGCACGCGGGTGCCCGCTCGGTGACGGTGACCGTTCACTGCGCGGCGGACGCGATCGCGCTGACCGTCCGCGACGACGGCTCCGGCCTGCCCGGCGAGGCGCACGACCTACCCGGCTACGGCGTTCCCGGGATGCGCGAGCGGCTCGCCGCGGTGGGCGGGACGCTCGACCTGACCGGCCCGCCCGGCCGCGGCACGACGCTGACCGCGCGGATCCCGGTGGGTGCCGGGTGA
- a CDS encoding response regulator transcription factor has protein sequence MRPVRVLVVDDQRLVREGVASLLALAEDITVVGTAADGREAVAEAVARQPDVVLMDVRMPTTGAAPPAQPSTGTVADTGGIEATAVIRRQAPGCRVVMLTTFDDEEYVVRALRAGASGYLLKDLPAAELARAVRMAHAGVDQFDPAVTARLLAALDRGATLSAAAPLPEGVPLTPREVDVLRLVARGSTNREIADTLVVSEGTVKNHVSNILSRLGLRDRTQAGLYARDRGLA, from the coding sequence GTGAGGCCGGTGCGGGTCCTGGTCGTGGACGACCAGCGCCTGGTCCGGGAGGGCGTGGCGTCGCTGCTCGCGCTGGCCGAGGACATCACGGTGGTCGGCACCGCCGCCGACGGCCGGGAAGCGGTGGCCGAGGCCGTCGCACGGCAGCCGGACGTCGTCCTGATGGACGTGCGGATGCCGACCACCGGCGCGGCACCCCCCGCGCAGCCCTCGACCGGAACGGTCGCCGACACCGGCGGGATCGAGGCGACGGCGGTGATCCGCCGGCAGGCCCCCGGCTGCCGCGTGGTGATGCTGACGACGTTCGACGACGAGGAGTACGTCGTCCGGGCGCTCCGGGCCGGCGCCAGCGGTTACTTGCTCAAGGACCTCCCGGCCGCGGAGCTGGCCCGCGCCGTGCGGATGGCGCACGCGGGCGTCGATCAGTTCGATCCGGCGGTGACCGCCCGGCTGCTCGCCGCGCTCGATCGGGGCGCGACGCTGTCCGCCGCCGCACCGCTGCCTGAGGGCGTTCCGCTCACCCCGCGCGAGGTGGACGTGCTGCGGCTGGTCGCCCGGGGCTCCACGAACCGGGAGATCGCCGACACGCTGGTGGTCAGCGAGGGCACGGTGAAGAACCACGTCTCGAACATCCTGAGCCGCCTGGGACTGCGGGACCGCACCCAGGCGGGGCTCTACGCCCGCGACCGCGGTCTGGCCTGA
- a CDS encoding Xaa-Pro peptidase family protein, giving the protein MSESLYPSDRLRVAQQATAEAGLDALLLTPGADLRYLTGYDAHALERLTCLVLPADGDPVLVVPALEEPAAKASPAGGLDLEIRAFPEGEDAYALIRGVLGGGPRRLGLADRMWAEQVLAFRATFPDADQVLAGKVLRPLRVRKSPAEVEALRRAGQAIDRVHARMGEWLVAGRTEAAVGRDIADAILAEGHAQVSFVIVGSGPNGASPHHAVSDRVIEEGDPVVVDIGGITAEGYCSDSTRTYVLGAPPEGFATAYAVLQEAQEAGVAAVRPGVTAASIDAACRDVLTAAGYGDAFIHRTGHGIGLEEHEEPWIIGGNQTVLEPGMAFSVEPGFYLAGRYGARIEDIVVCGEEGPDRLNDTPRTLTLL; this is encoded by the coding sequence ATGTCTGAGTCGCTCTACCCGTCCGATCGGCTGCGGGTGGCCCAGCAGGCCACCGCGGAGGCCGGCCTGGACGCCCTGCTGCTGACGCCCGGCGCCGACCTGCGCTACCTGACCGGCTACGACGCGCACGCGCTGGAGCGCCTGACCTGCCTGGTTCTGCCCGCGGACGGCGACCCGGTGCTGGTCGTCCCCGCGCTGGAGGAGCCGGCCGCGAAGGCGTCGCCAGCCGGCGGGCTGGACCTGGAGATCCGCGCGTTCCCGGAGGGCGAGGACGCGTACGCGCTGATCCGGGGCGTGCTCGGCGGTGGGCCCCGGCGGCTGGGCCTCGCCGACCGGATGTGGGCCGAGCAGGTCCTCGCGTTCCGGGCCACGTTCCCCGACGCCGACCAGGTGCTCGCCGGAAAGGTGCTGCGCCCGCTGCGCGTCCGGAAGTCGCCGGCCGAGGTCGAGGCGCTACGCCGGGCCGGGCAGGCGATCGACCGGGTGCACGCCCGGATGGGGGAGTGGCTGGTCGCCGGGCGCACCGAGGCCGCGGTGGGCCGGGACATCGCGGACGCGATCCTCGCCGAGGGCCACGCGCAGGTGTCGTTCGTCATCGTCGGCTCCGGGCCGAACGGGGCCAGCCCGCACCACGCGGTCTCCGACCGGGTGATCGAGGAGGGCGACCCGGTCGTCGTCGACATCGGCGGGATCACGGCCGAGGGGTACTGCTCGGACTCCACCCGCACCTACGTCCTCGGCGCACCGCCGGAAGGCTTCGCGACCGCGTACGCGGTGCTCCAGGAGGCGCAGGAGGCGGGGGTCGCCGCGGTGCGGCCGGGGGTGACCGCGGCGTCGATCGACGCCGCCTGCCGGGACGTGCTCACCGCCGCCGGGTACGGGGATGCGTTCATCCACCGCACCGGGCACGGTATCGGCCTGGAGGAGCACGAGGAGCCCTGGATCATCGGCGGCAACCAGACCGTGCTCGAGCCGGGCATGGCGTTCAGCGTCGAGCCCGGGTTCTACCTGGCTGGACGGTACGGCGCCCGGATCGAGGACATCGTGGTCTGCGGCGAGGAAGGCCCCGACCGGCTGAACGACACACCCCGGACCCTCACCCTGCTCTGA
- a CDS encoding GNAT family N-acetyltransferase, which yields MTELAITDAPDESRYEANLDGTLAGVVEYQLDGDVIMFTHTGVPSEFEGRGIASQLARYVLDDARRRGLEVLPRCPYISGWIARHLDYLDLVPAASRSRYKLPSDA from the coding sequence ATGACCGAGCTGGCCATTACCGACGCACCGGACGAGAGCCGGTACGAGGCGAACCTGGACGGCACGCTCGCGGGCGTGGTCGAGTACCAGCTCGACGGCGACGTCATCATGTTCACCCACACCGGGGTGCCGTCGGAGTTCGAGGGGCGCGGCATCGCGTCGCAGCTGGCCCGCTACGTCCTGGACGACGCGCGCCGCCGCGGCCTGGAGGTTCTGCCGCGCTGCCCGTACATCTCCGGCTGGATCGCCCGGCATCTCGACTACCTGGACCTGGTGCCGGCCGCGTCCCGGAGCCGCTACAAGCTGCCGAGCGACGCCTGA
- a CDS encoding 5'-3' exonuclease, protein MLLDAASLYFRAFYGVPTSITAPDGTPINAVRGFLDMTSTLVTRYRPTRLVACLDEDWRPAWRVALVPSYKAHRLAEPTGDPTVEEVPDLLAPQVPILLEVLAAVGIAAVGAAGYEADDVIGTLATRGPGPVDVVTGDRDLIQLIDDANGVRVLYTGRGVAKLEEMDAAAVRTKYGVEPTQYADFATLRGDPSDGLPGVAGIGEKTAAGLLSRFGDLSGLLAAVDARNPALPAAHWKRLDAAREYLAVAPDVVKVACEVAIPPVTDALPSAPVDPERLTALGARWGLESAVARLEKALAGS, encoded by the coding sequence ATGCTCCTCGACGCGGCCAGCCTCTACTTCCGTGCGTTCTACGGCGTCCCGACGTCGATCACCGCGCCGGACGGCACGCCGATCAACGCCGTCCGCGGCTTCCTCGACATGACGTCGACGCTGGTCACCCGGTACCGGCCGACCCGGTTGGTGGCGTGTCTCGACGAAGATTGGCGCCCGGCGTGGCGGGTCGCGCTGGTGCCGTCGTACAAGGCGCACCGGCTGGCCGAGCCGACCGGTGACCCGACCGTCGAGGAGGTCCCGGACCTGCTGGCGCCGCAGGTCCCGATCCTGCTGGAGGTCCTGGCCGCGGTCGGGATCGCGGCGGTGGGCGCGGCCGGCTACGAAGCCGACGACGTGATCGGGACGCTGGCCACGCGCGGCCCGGGGCCGGTGGACGTGGTGACCGGCGACCGCGACCTGATCCAGCTGATCGACGACGCGAACGGCGTCCGGGTGCTCTACACCGGACGTGGTGTCGCGAAGCTCGAGGAGATGGACGCCGCCGCGGTGCGCACCAAGTACGGCGTCGAACCGACTCAGTACGCCGACTTCGCCACCCTGCGCGGCGACCCGAGCGACGGCCTGCCGGGCGTCGCGGGCATCGGCGAGAAGACCGCGGCCGGCCTGCTCAGCCGGTTCGGTGATCTCTCGGGCCTGCTGGCCGCGGTGGACGCGCGCAACCCCGCGCTGCCTGCCGCGCACTGGAAGCGGCTGGACGCCGCCCGCGAGTACCTGGCGGTGGCACCGGACGTCGTGAAGGTCGCGTGTGAGGTGGCCATTCCGCCGGTCACCGACGCGCTCCCGTCAGCGCCCGTGGACCCTGAGCGCCTGACAGCGCTGGGGGCCCGCTGGGGGTTGGAGAGCGCCGTCGCGCGCCTCGAGAAGGCGCTCGCCGGGTCCTGA
- a CDS encoding HAMP domain-containing sensor histidine kinase has protein sequence MRHEDAPLRQHAGHEYGVHVPEQHPDDGESGHHARTHVTDADGVDPDADHAAFQAAFRSRNRDTGVGDGGPPATPHDFIDDFVDLVGHHLRTPLTAIRTLLELLADDQAAGLDPATAKRLVNAVKANSDRMLRVIDTLLLLARARHGDAARDHVPVDLAAVVDRVGSAVAPAADGSGVAVTVEAKHPVWTVGDPVLLERAIGHLAGNALRFTDRGGQLKLRALAEPKPAVEVQDTGVGIDPERQRGLLRPLRLVLGEGSGQEEDAHLGLGTVSAIARAHRGDLDVRSAPGHGTTFRLTLPTAPSPH, from the coding sequence GTGCGGCACGAGGATGCTCCGCTCCGTCAACACGCGGGTCATGAGTACGGCGTTCACGTTCCTGAACAGCACCCCGACGACGGCGAGAGTGGACACCACGCCCGCACCCACGTCACCGACGCGGACGGCGTCGACCCGGACGCCGACCACGCGGCGTTCCAGGCAGCGTTCCGGTCCCGCAACCGCGACACCGGAGTCGGCGACGGCGGTCCCCCCGCCACCCCGCACGATTTCATCGACGACTTCGTCGACCTGGTAGGGCACCATCTGCGGACGCCGCTCACCGCGATCCGCACGCTGCTCGAACTCCTCGCCGACGACCAGGCAGCCGGCCTGGACCCAGCGACCGCGAAACGACTGGTGAACGCCGTCAAGGCGAACTCCGACCGGATGCTCCGGGTGATCGACACGCTCCTGCTGCTCGCCCGGGCCCGCCACGGCGACGCCGCCCGCGATCACGTGCCGGTCGACCTCGCCGCGGTGGTCGACCGCGTCGGCTCCGCGGTGGCACCGGCGGCGGACGGCAGCGGGGTGGCCGTGACCGTGGAGGCGAAGCATCCGGTCTGGACGGTCGGCGACCCGGTGCTGCTGGAGCGCGCCATCGGTCACCTGGCCGGCAACGCGCTCCGCTTCACCGACCGCGGCGGGCAGCTGAAACTCCGGGCGCTGGCCGAGCCGAAACCCGCGGTGGAGGTCCAGGACACCGGCGTCGGCATCGACCCGGAGCGGCAACGCGGCCTGCTCCGGCCGCTGCGGCTGGTCCTCGGCGAGGGCAGCGGTCAGGAGGAGGACGCACACCTCGGCCTGGGCACGGTCAGCGCGATCGCGCGCGCCCACCGCGGTGACCTCGACGTCCGATCGGCGCCCGGCCACGGGACGACGTTCCGCCTGACGCTCCCCACGGCCCCGTCCCCGCACTGA
- a CDS encoding DEAD/DEAH box helicase, whose protein sequence is MSSPAEQYAAARRRAAYPGYTDFTAQLSFDLDDFQREACQALEDGRGVLVCAPTGAGKTVVGEFAVHLALRQGTKCFYTTPIKALSNQKFNDLVARYGADKVGLLTGDNAINGDAPVVVMTTEVLRNMLYAGSATLANLAYVVMDEVHYLADRFRGAVWEEVIIHLPESVSLVSLSATVSNAEEFAEWLVTVRGDTAVVVSEHRPVPLWQHMLVGRRMFDLFTEKASATGQPSHKDVDPELTRYVREQLRRVQFSRSGRPIRAKNLVPYRSDVIERLDREGLLPAITFVFSRAGCDAAVQQCMAAGLRLTTPEERIEIRRIAEERTADLAAEDLQVLGYWEWLDGLQRGLAAHHAGLLPVYKEVVEELFVRGLVKAVFATETLALGINMPARSVVLERLVKFNGETHVDLTAGEYTQLTGRAGRRGIDVEGHAVVVWSPEIDPRHVAGLASTRTYPLRSSFRPSYNMAVNLVGSVGRERARELLETSFAQFQADRAVVGLAKQAQRQNDALDAYLESMTCHLGDFAEYAALRRQIKDRENALAKQGAAQRRAAAADSLERLRIGDVVMVQSGRRAGLAVVLDPGSQPLGEARPLVLTADRWAGRLSLADFPNEVEVLTRMRVPKHFNHRSPQARRDLASSLRTAASDLAAVRKRKGRAAAADDDLLAELRAALRRHPCHGCHDREEHARWAERYDRLAKETHQLEQRVHTRTNSLARTFDQVCGLLESRGYLDGERVTEAGSGLARIWSESDLLVAECLRAGVWDGLSAAELAGAVSALVYEARRADEGPTPVPNGPLRDSLTVIGRLAAELQADEGDRGLALTREPDYGFVWPAYRWARGEPLERVLTAAAGVEGEMPAGDFVRWCRQVLDLLDQIAGAAPAGSDLRSTARQAIDATRRGVVAYTAL, encoded by the coding sequence ATGAGCTCCCCCGCCGAGCAGTACGCGGCGGCTCGTCGGCGCGCCGCCTACCCGGGGTACACCGACTTCACCGCGCAACTGTCGTTCGATCTCGATGACTTCCAGCGGGAGGCCTGCCAGGCGCTCGAAGACGGGCGCGGGGTGCTGGTGTGCGCCCCGACCGGCGCCGGGAAGACGGTCGTCGGCGAATTCGCGGTCCACCTGGCGCTGCGCCAGGGCACCAAGTGCTTCTACACGACGCCGATCAAGGCGCTGTCCAACCAGAAGTTCAACGACCTGGTCGCCCGGTACGGCGCTGACAAGGTCGGCCTGCTGACCGGCGACAACGCGATCAACGGCGACGCGCCGGTGGTGGTCATGACCACCGAGGTACTGCGGAACATGCTCTACGCCGGCTCCGCGACCCTGGCGAACCTGGCCTACGTCGTGATGGACGAGGTGCATTACCTCGCCGACCGGTTCCGCGGCGCGGTGTGGGAGGAGGTGATCATCCACCTCCCCGAGTCGGTCTCGCTGGTCTCCCTCTCGGCGACGGTCAGCAACGCCGAGGAGTTCGCGGAGTGGCTGGTCACCGTCCGCGGCGACACGGCCGTGGTCGTCTCCGAGCACCGCCCGGTGCCGCTCTGGCAGCACATGCTCGTCGGGCGGCGAATGTTCGACCTGTTCACCGAGAAGGCGTCCGCGACCGGGCAGCCCTCCCACAAGGACGTCGACCCGGAACTCACCCGCTACGTCCGCGAGCAACTGCGTCGCGTCCAGTTCAGCCGTTCCGGCCGGCCGATCCGGGCGAAGAACCTGGTGCCGTACCGGTCCGACGTGATCGAGCGCCTGGACCGGGAAGGCCTGCTCCCGGCGATCACCTTCGTGTTCAGCCGCGCCGGGTGCGACGCCGCCGTCCAGCAGTGCATGGCCGCCGGTTTGCGCCTGACGACGCCGGAGGAGCGCATCGAGATCCGTCGTATCGCCGAGGAGCGCACCGCCGACCTCGCGGCCGAAGACCTACAGGTGCTCGGCTACTGGGAGTGGCTCGACGGGCTGCAGCGAGGCCTGGCCGCTCACCACGCCGGGCTGCTCCCGGTCTACAAGGAGGTCGTCGAGGAGCTGTTCGTCCGTGGGCTGGTCAAGGCCGTGTTCGCCACCGAGACGCTCGCGCTCGGCATCAACATGCCCGCGCGCTCGGTCGTGCTGGAGCGCCTGGTCAAGTTCAACGGCGAGACCCACGTCGACCTGACGGCGGGGGAGTACACGCAGCTCACCGGCCGCGCCGGGCGTCGGGGGATCGACGTCGAGGGGCACGCGGTCGTGGTCTGGTCGCCGGAGATCGATCCGCGGCACGTCGCCGGCCTCGCGTCGACCCGCACCTATCCGCTCCGGTCGAGCTTCCGGCCGTCCTACAACATGGCGGTCAACCTGGTCGGCTCGGTCGGGCGGGAGCGAGCCCGCGAGCTGCTGGAGACCTCGTTCGCCCAGTTCCAGGCCGACCGGGCCGTCGTCGGACTGGCCAAGCAGGCGCAGCGGCAGAACGACGCGCTCGACGCCTACCTGGAGTCGATGACCTGCCACCTCGGTGACTTCGCCGAGTACGCGGCGCTGCGCAGGCAGATCAAGGACCGTGAGAACGCGCTGGCCAAACAGGGCGCGGCGCAGCGGCGGGCGGCGGCCGCCGACTCGCTGGAGCGGCTGCGCATCGGCGACGTCGTCATGGTCCAGAGCGGTCGCCGCGCCGGCTTGGCCGTCGTGCTCGACCCGGGGTCGCAACCGCTGGGCGAGGCTCGCCCGCTCGTGCTCACCGCCGATCGCTGGGCCGGCCGGCTGTCGCTCGCCGACTTCCCGAACGAGGTCGAGGTGCTCACCCGGATGCGGGTGCCGAAGCACTTCAACCACCGGTCGCCGCAGGCCCGGCGCGACCTCGCGTCGTCGCTGCGGACCGCCGCCTCCGACCTGGCCGCGGTGCGGAAGCGCAAGGGCCGGGCGGCGGCGGCCGACGACGACCTGCTGGCGGAGCTGCGTGCGGCCCTGCGCCGCCACCCCTGCCACGGGTGCCACGACCGGGAGGAGCACGCCCGCTGGGCCGAGCGCTACGACCGCCTGGCGAAGGAGACCCACCAGCTCGAGCAGCGCGTGCACACCCGCACCAACTCGCTCGCCAGGACCTTCGACCAGGTCTGCGGCCTGCTGGAGAGCCGGGGTTACCTGGACGGCGAGCGGGTGACCGAGGCCGGCAGCGGGCTGGCCCGGATCTGGTCCGAGTCCGACCTGCTGGTCGCCGAGTGCCTGCGTGCCGGCGTCTGGGATGGCCTGTCGGCCGCGGAGCTCGCTGGTGCGGTGTCCGCGCTGGTCTACGAGGCCCGGCGGGCTGACGAGGGGCCGACGCCGGTACCGAACGGGCCGCTGCGGGACTCGCTCACCGTGATCGGTCGCCTCGCCGCGGAGCTGCAGGCCGACGAGGGGGATCGGGGCCTGGCGCTGACCCGCGAGCCCGACTACGGCTTCGTCTGGCCGGCCTACCGCTGGGCCCGGGGAGAGCCGCTGGAGCGGGTGCTCACCGCGGCGGCGGGTGTCGAGGGTGAGATGCCTGCCGGAGACTTCGTGCGGTGGTGCCGGCAGGTGCTGGACCTGCTCGACCAGATCGCGGGCGCGGCCCCGGCCGGCAGCGACCTGCGGTCCACGGCCCGCCAGGCGATAGACGCCACCCGCCGAGGCGTAGTCGCCTATACGGCCCTCTGA
- a CDS encoding polysaccharide biosynthesis protein: MLSRAEIIDEILALAPAGDFGPNPEPVRARLWGLTSALIKSYDADEPITVDPMEIYRQRAVPLETTRLADFLRGKRVLVTGAAGAVGSEVVAALANRLPTGAICALDLRDSPIPEGAENRVVPVIADIRDLEATGKVFAEFNPEIVYHLAAQREPGLAEFETAFTISTNITGTRNVLTLCDQFGVDICVHASTGKAARYYTPDIYAGSKKVAEWMIAEEAPSLATKIGMVRFTHIAENSIVFDDFRRKVDAGVLNIHEPYRLMYVQSMSEAVALVLNTTLYVDDGEATLVTVGDLGWPLDILRLALHTIAVSGRDVPLCFMGLPAGYEKHTFLGQLDWSDPCKTHPMLNALESDDAHLTEDEGMMISRPSHPSVPVAAEIERLCADVESSDVDDRAVHKKRLADFLQWGCRATFDGADPAQRMRILTWGCDPDILAREGATVQDLGPVVPLLVDSLRGAQFDGARQGLNVERVTRTLRCLSEVPELKPMVDGISVVSGEVATTA; the protein is encoded by the coding sequence ATGCTCAGTCGAGCCGAGATCATCGACGAAATCCTGGCGCTGGCACCGGCAGGCGACTTCGGTCCGAACCCGGAACCCGTGCGCGCCCGGCTGTGGGGCCTGACCAGCGCGCTGATCAAGTCCTACGACGCCGACGAACCGATCACCGTCGACCCGATGGAGATCTACCGGCAGCGCGCGGTTCCACTGGAGACGACTCGCCTCGCCGACTTCCTGCGCGGCAAGCGGGTGCTCGTCACCGGCGCGGCCGGTGCGGTCGGCTCGGAGGTCGTCGCCGCGCTGGCCAACCGTCTGCCGACCGGCGCGATCTGTGCGCTCGACCTGCGCGACTCACCGATTCCGGAGGGTGCGGAGAACCGCGTCGTTCCGGTGATCGCCGACATCCGCGACCTGGAAGCGACCGGCAAGGTCTTCGCCGAGTTCAACCCGGAGATCGTCTACCACCTCGCCGCACAGCGGGAACCCGGTCTCGCCGAGTTCGAGACCGCGTTCACGATCAGCACGAACATCACCGGCACGCGGAACGTCCTGACGCTCTGCGACCAGTTCGGGGTGGACATCTGCGTCCACGCCTCCACCGGAAAAGCGGCCAGGTACTACACGCCCGACATCTACGCGGGCAGCAAGAAGGTCGCGGAGTGGATGATCGCCGAGGAAGCGCCGTCGCTCGCGACGAAGATCGGCATGGTCCGGTTCACGCACATCGCCGAGAACAGCATCGTCTTCGACGACTTCCGGCGGAAGGTCGACGCCGGCGTCCTGAACATCCACGAGCCCTATCGCTTGATGTACGTGCAGAGCATGTCCGAGGCGGTGGCCCTGGTGCTCAACACGACGCTCTATGTGGACGACGGCGAGGCGACGCTCGTCACGGTCGGTGACCTCGGTTGGCCGCTCGACATCCTCCGGCTGGCTCTGCACACGATCGCGGTGAGCGGCCGAGACGTCCCGCTCTGCTTCATGGGCCTGCCGGCCGGCTACGAGAAGCACACGTTCCTCGGTCAGCTCGACTGGTCGGACCCGTGCAAGACCCACCCGATGCTCAACGCGCTGGAGTCCGACGACGCCCACCTCACCGAGGACGAGGGGATGATGATCTCCCGCCCCTCGCACCCGTCGGTTCCGGTGGCCGCCGAGATCGAGCGGCTCTGCGCGGACGTGGAGAGCTCCGACGTCGACGATCGCGCCGTGCACAAGAAGCGGCTCGCCGACTTCCTGCAATGGGGCTGCCGTGCCACGTTCGACGGCGCCGACCCGGCGCAGCGGATGCGGATCCTGACATGGGGCTGCGACCCGGACATCCTGGCGCGAGAAGGTGCGACGGTTCAGGATCTCGGCCCGGTCGTCCCGCTTCTCGTGGATTCCTTGCGAGGAGCGCAGTTCGACGGAGCCCGACAGGGTCTGAACGTCGAACGGGTGACGCGGACGCTGCGCTGTCTCTCGGAGGTTCCCGAGCTGAAGCCGATGGTCGACGGTATTTCCGTGGTGAGCGGGGAAGTTGCAACCACGGCGTAG